The Saccharothrix variisporea genome has a segment encoding these proteins:
- a CDS encoding PaaX family transcriptional regulator C-terminal domain-containing protein encodes MTQELRLRPLTARSVVLSTLLGAHPPELPVRELVRIAALFGINDTALRVALTRMVSAGDLHRTDGTYRLNERLVDRQRRQDEGVDPSTTTWDGTWEIVAVTATGRSPADRAALRARMTALRLGELREGLWLRPTNLRRTWTPDPGVQRFTAQPETPSATLARTLWDLDEWAAHGRALLHHFRAVDQPVDRFTTAAAIVRHLLADPILPTPLLPRPWPADDLRVAYRAYQRELAALASLPG; translated from the coding sequence GTGACGCAGGAGCTCCGGCTGCGACCGCTGACCGCGCGCTCGGTGGTGCTCAGCACCCTGCTCGGCGCGCACCCACCGGAGCTGCCGGTGCGCGAGCTGGTCCGGATCGCCGCCCTGTTCGGCATCAACGACACCGCGCTGCGCGTGGCCCTGACCCGCATGGTCTCCGCCGGCGACCTGCACCGCACGGACGGCACCTACCGGCTCAACGAACGCCTGGTGGACCGCCAACGCCGCCAGGACGAGGGCGTGGACCCCAGCACCACCACGTGGGACGGCACGTGGGAGATCGTCGCCGTCACCGCCACCGGCCGCAGCCCCGCCGACCGCGCCGCCCTCCGCGCCCGCATGACCGCCCTGCGCCTGGGCGAGCTGCGCGAAGGCCTGTGGCTACGCCCCACCAACCTGCGCCGCACGTGGACCCCGGACCCGGGCGTGCAACGGTTCACCGCCCAGCCGGAAACCCCATCCGCCACCCTGGCCCGCACACTGTGGGACCTGGACGAGTGGGCCGCCCACGGCCGCGCCCTCCTGCACCACTTCCGCGCCGTGGACCAGCCCGTGGACCGGTTCACCACGGCGGCGGCCATCGTGCGCCACCTGCTAGCCGACCCGATCCTGCCCACCCCCCTGCTCCCCCGCCCCTGGCCCGCCGACGACCTGCGCGTGGCCTACCGCGCCTACCAACGCGAACTGGCCGCCCTAGCGTCGCTGCCGGGCTGA
- a CDS encoding family 20 glycosylhydrolase, protein MPLLRTLGAALAVLAASTAIPGTATAQAVNPKPQTIPALREWTGGTGDFTFSATSRVVRDPALATTAAVFADDLTARFGHPVAQTDTGARAGDVVLRLGSTDTALGEEGYALSVTDRVVITARTDTGAFYGTRTVLQLLKQRTTIPRGTARDWPLKPERGLMVDNGRKYFTPQWLADHVKELAYLKMNYLHLHLSDNLGFRIESEKHPEYVSAQHLTKQQVRDLIALAARYKVTVVPEFDAPGHMDTILAKHPDLKLVSSSGQVNNGFIDLSKPAAYTLIKDIYDEYLPLFPAPYFHIGADEYVTDYASYPQLLTYARATYGSTANAKDAYLGFVNWANGIVRAAGKTTRAWNDGLHGGSAVRVQSNIVIEFWYKYGLTPQQHVDNGHLISNESWDPTYYVLYNGSVGRPNTTWGYETWNTNVFQGNQTLNSASQSRNLGSKIHVWCDYPAGETEAQIASGIRDPLRMLAQQTWGSPKLVSTWSAFTSVIAVIGRNPAWPSSAQPGNLAFGKPVTVSSTETPAFPGVNAVDGDYGSRWSSAYTDREWITVDLGVTRQVGRVKLSWETAYGRGYLVQSSVDGVSWTTLRTVTGGDGGVDDLTGLAGSGRYVRVQGTARATSWGFSLYEFEVYGA, encoded by the coding sequence ATGCCCCTTCTCCGCACCCTCGGCGCGGCACTTGCCGTGCTCGCCGCGTCGACCGCCATACCCGGCACCGCCACCGCGCAGGCCGTCAACCCCAAGCCGCAGACCATTCCTGCCCTGCGCGAGTGGACCGGCGGGACCGGCGACTTCACCTTCTCCGCCACGTCCCGCGTCGTCCGCGACCCCGCACTCGCGACGACCGCCGCCGTGTTCGCCGACGACCTCACCGCCCGGTTCGGCCACCCGGTCGCCCAGACCGACACCGGAGCACGGGCCGGGGACGTCGTGCTCCGGCTCGGCTCCACCGACACCGCGCTGGGCGAGGAGGGGTACGCGCTCAGCGTCACCGACCGGGTCGTCATCACCGCCCGTACGGACACCGGCGCGTTCTACGGCACCCGCACGGTCCTGCAACTGCTCAAGCAGCGCACCACCATCCCACGGGGCACGGCCCGCGACTGGCCGCTCAAGCCCGAACGCGGCCTGATGGTCGACAACGGCCGCAAGTACTTCACGCCGCAGTGGTTGGCCGACCACGTCAAGGAGTTGGCCTACCTCAAGATGAACTACCTGCACCTGCACCTGTCCGACAACCTCGGCTTCCGCATCGAGAGCGAGAAGCACCCCGAGTACGTCTCCGCGCAGCACCTCACCAAGCAGCAGGTCCGCGACCTGATCGCGTTGGCCGCCCGGTACAAGGTCACCGTGGTGCCGGAGTTCGACGCGCCCGGCCACATGGACACCATCCTCGCCAAGCACCCCGACCTGAAGCTGGTGAGCAGCAGCGGCCAGGTGAACAACGGGTTCATCGACCTGAGCAAGCCGGCCGCGTACACGCTGATCAAGGACATCTACGACGAGTACCTGCCGCTGTTCCCAGCCCCGTACTTCCACATCGGCGCGGACGAGTACGTGACGGACTACGCGTCCTACCCGCAACTGCTCACCTACGCCCGCGCCACCTACGGCTCGACCGCCAACGCCAAGGACGCCTACCTCGGTTTCGTCAACTGGGCCAACGGGATCGTGCGCGCGGCGGGCAAGACCACCCGGGCGTGGAACGACGGTCTGCACGGCGGTTCGGCGGTGCGCGTGCAGTCGAACATCGTCATCGAGTTCTGGTACAAGTACGGGCTCACGCCGCAGCAGCACGTCGACAACGGGCACCTGATCTCCAACGAGAGCTGGGACCCGACCTACTACGTGCTGTACAACGGCAGCGTCGGCCGGCCGAACACCACGTGGGGCTACGAAACCTGGAACACCAACGTCTTCCAGGGCAACCAGACCCTCAACTCGGCCTCGCAGAGCCGCAACCTGGGCTCGAAGATCCACGTGTGGTGCGACTACCCGGCGGGGGAGACCGAGGCGCAGATCGCGTCCGGCATCCGGGACCCGCTGCGGATGCTGGCCCAGCAGACGTGGGGCTCGCCGAAGCTGGTGTCGACGTGGTCGGCGTTCACGTCCGTCATCGCGGTGATCGGGCGCAACCCGGCGTGGCCGTCGTCGGCGCAGCCCGGGAACCTGGCGTTCGGGAAGCCGGTGACCGTGTCCAGCACGGAAACCCCGGCGTTCCCGGGGGTGAACGCGGTGGACGGGGACTACGGGTCGCGGTGGTCCAGCGCGTACACCGATCGGGAGTGGATCACCGTGGATCTTGGGGTCACCCGGCAGGTCGGGCGGGTGAAGCTGTCGTGGGAGACCGCTTACGGGCGGGGTTATCTGGTGCAGTCCTCTGTGGATGGTGTTTCGTGGACGACCCTGCGGACCGTGACCGGCGGGGACGGTGGGGTCGACGACTTGACCGGGCTGGCCGGGTCGGGTCGGTACGTGCGGGTTCAGGGCACCGCTCGCGCGACTTCTTGGGGGTTCTCGTTGTACGAGTTCGAGGTTTACGGAGCTTAG
- a CDS encoding cysteine desulfurase-like protein, whose protein sequence is MSYDVDSVRAHFPSLATGTAHFDGPGGSQVPAAVADAVRDALVSPLANRGRVTAAERAADDIVLAARHALADLLGADPGGVVFGRSATQLTYDFARTLARTWRPGDEVVVTRLDHDANVRPWVQAAEAVGAAVRWVAFDPGTGELDEVPVTDRTRLVAVTGASNLIGTRPDLPAIAQAVHDVGALFYVDGVHLAAHEPVDVVATGADFFVCSPYKFFGPHCGVLVARPELLEGLRPDKLLPSTDAVPERFELGTLPYELLAGATAAVDFIAGLVPGEGDRRSRITASMAAVAEYEDGLRAELETGLLALPGLTVHSRAKRRTPTLLATFADRDPADAYRFLATRNVNAPAGSFYAIETSRHLGLGDRGGLRMGLAPYSTAAEVGRLLDALAEFGTTRG, encoded by the coding sequence ATGAGCTACGACGTCGACTCCGTCCGCGCCCACTTCCCGTCCCTGGCCACCGGGACGGCGCACTTCGACGGCCCCGGCGGCTCGCAGGTCCCGGCCGCGGTCGCCGACGCCGTCCGGGACGCCCTGGTGTCCCCGCTGGCCAACCGGGGTCGGGTGACCGCCGCCGAACGCGCCGCCGACGACATCGTCCTGGCCGCGCGGCACGCCCTGGCCGACCTGCTGGGCGCCGACCCGGGCGGTGTCGTGTTCGGGCGCAGTGCCACCCAGTTGACCTACGACTTCGCCCGGACCCTGGCGCGGACGTGGCGGCCGGGTGACGAGGTGGTGGTGACCAGGCTCGACCACGACGCCAACGTGCGGCCGTGGGTGCAGGCGGCGGAGGCGGTCGGGGCCGCGGTGCGGTGGGTGGCGTTCGACCCCGGGACCGGCGAGCTGGACGAGGTGCCGGTGACCGACCGGACCCGGCTGGTCGCGGTGACCGGCGCGTCCAACCTCATCGGCACCCGGCCCGACCTGCCGGCCATCGCCCAAGCCGTGCACGACGTGGGTGCGCTCTTCTACGTCGACGGCGTGCACCTGGCCGCCCACGAGCCGGTGGACGTCGTGGCGACAGGCGCTGACTTCTTCGTGTGCTCGCCGTACAAGTTCTTCGGTCCGCACTGCGGTGTGCTCGTGGCCCGGCCGGAACTGCTGGAGGGGTTGCGGCCGGACAAGCTGCTGCCGTCCACCGACGCCGTGCCGGAGCGGTTCGAGCTGGGCACCCTGCCCTACGAGCTGCTGGCCGGGGCGACGGCTGCGGTCGACTTCATCGCCGGCCTGGTGCCGGGTGAGGGCGACCGGCGATCCCGCATCACGGCGTCCATGGCGGCGGTGGCCGAGTACGAGGACGGGTTGCGCGCGGAGTTGGAAACGGGGTTGCTGGCGCTGCCCGGCCTCACCGTGCACTCGCGGGCGAAGCGGCGGACCCCGACCCTGCTGGCCACTTTCGCCGACCGCGACCCGGCCGACGCCTACCGGTTCCTGGCCACCCGGAACGTCAACGCCCCCGCGGGGTCGTTCTACGCCATCGAGACCTCCCGCCACCTCGGGTTGGGCGACCGGGGCGGGTTGCGCATGGGCCTGGCCCCGTACTCGACGGCCGCGGAGGTGGGCCGTCTGCTCGACGCGCTGGCCGAGTTCGGCACCACCCGGGGGTAA
- a CDS encoding family 2 encapsulin nanocompartment cargo protein polyprenyl transferase, with protein sequence MTVAPARPASAVLTWSRDLVQPALRAAVDRLPAPMRRIAGYHLGWWDQFGDPVDAAGGKAVRPALVLLAAEASGARPDDAVPAAVAVELAHNFTLLHDDVLDRDRTRRHRPTAWAVFGVSAAILAGDALLALAADVLAGSDHPAAARVLTRALLDLVDGEHADLTFERRPDVGVRECLEMVEHKTAPLLAAACALGATFAGAPPSTVAHLHEFGRLLGIAYQHVDDLLGIWGDPAKTGKPAHTDLRSRKKSLPVVAALASDTPPGRELSTLYRRTAPPSPDDVVRMADLVERAGGRSWSRDESRRLLDEALDRLADTAPAPRPAAELAALAHLVVNRER encoded by the coding sequence ATGACCGTCGCCCCGGCCCGGCCGGCGTCCGCCGTGCTGACCTGGAGTCGTGACCTGGTCCAACCCGCGCTCCGCGCCGCCGTGGACCGGCTGCCCGCGCCGATGCGCCGCATCGCCGGGTACCACCTCGGGTGGTGGGACCAGTTCGGCGACCCGGTGGACGCCGCCGGCGGCAAGGCGGTGCGGCCCGCGTTGGTGCTGCTGGCCGCCGAAGCGTCGGGGGCGCGACCGGACGACGCCGTGCCGGCCGCCGTCGCGGTCGAGTTGGCGCACAACTTCACGTTGCTGCACGACGACGTCCTGGACCGCGACCGCACCCGCCGGCACCGGCCCACGGCGTGGGCGGTCTTCGGGGTGAGCGCGGCCATCCTCGCCGGTGACGCGTTGCTGGCGTTGGCGGCCGACGTGCTGGCGGGGTCCGACCACCCGGCGGCGGCCCGGGTGCTGACCAGGGCGTTGCTGGACCTGGTGGACGGCGAGCACGCCGACCTGACCTTCGAACGGCGGCCCGACGTCGGGGTGCGGGAGTGCCTGGAGATGGTGGAGCACAAGACCGCTCCCCTGCTCGCGGCGGCGTGCGCGCTGGGGGCGACCTTCGCCGGCGCGCCGCCCTCGACCGTGGCGCACCTGCACGAGTTCGGTCGGCTGCTGGGCATCGCGTACCAGCACGTGGACGACCTGCTCGGCATCTGGGGCGACCCGGCCAAGACCGGCAAGCCCGCGCACACCGACCTGCGCAGCCGCAAGAAGTCCCTGCCCGTGGTGGCGGCCCTCGCCTCGGACACCCCGCCCGGCCGCGAACTGTCCACTCTGTACCGGCGGACCGCGCCGCCGAGCCCCGACGACGTCGTCCGCATGGCCGACCTGGTGGAACGGGCCGGGGGCCGGTCGTGGAGCCGGGACGAGTCGCGCCGCCTGCTGGACGAGGCCCTGGACCGGCTGGCCGACACCGCGCCCGCACCCCGCCCCGCCGCCGAACTGGCCGCGCTGGCGCACCTGGTGGTCAACCGCGAGCGCTGA
- a CDS encoding glycoside hydrolase 5 family protein — MTTSLRLGANYVPSAGWFYSWLDFSADAVRRDFADLAGLGLDHVRVFPIWPWIQPNRGLLRPVDDLLTTLDIAAEFGLEVAVDLLQGHLSSFDFLPSWVLTWHRRSVFTDRDVRDGIAAYAAYVSEAAASRANVFAITLGNEVNNLWPANPATPEASRAWAAELVDVVREAAPGVAALYSVYDDAWYAPDHPFHPADAVELGDLTTVHSWVFNGTSRIDGPLGPATLTHADYLVSLAAAAAPGRPVWLQEVGVPRPDVPAGNAAAFVRGTLAAVADNPALWGVTWWSSHDIDRSLLDFPDREYDLGLFTTDHRRKPAAEALAEFAGTTRAAAARPTAVACPVDLLTEPHRRAEVAPGSAFHLEWVRRRQEGPVMIEPAHVSARG, encoded by the coding sequence GTGACCACCTCCCTGCGCCTCGGGGCGAACTACGTGCCGTCCGCCGGCTGGTTCTACAGCTGGCTCGACTTCTCCGCCGACGCGGTCCGCCGCGACTTCGCCGACCTGGCGGGCCTGGGCCTGGACCACGTGCGGGTGTTCCCGATCTGGCCGTGGATCCAGCCCAACCGGGGGCTGCTGCGACCGGTGGACGACCTGCTGACCACCCTCGACATCGCCGCCGAGTTCGGCCTGGAGGTCGCGGTCGACCTGCTCCAGGGTCACCTGTCCAGCTTCGACTTCCTGCCGTCGTGGGTGCTGACGTGGCACCGCCGCAGCGTGTTCACCGATCGGGACGTGCGCGACGGCATCGCCGCCTACGCCGCTTACGTGTCCGAGGCGGCGGCGTCTCGGGCGAACGTCTTCGCCATCACCTTGGGCAACGAGGTCAACAACCTCTGGCCCGCGAACCCCGCCACGCCGGAGGCGTCGCGGGCGTGGGCGGCGGAACTGGTGGACGTGGTGCGCGAGGCCGCGCCGGGCGTCGCCGCGCTGTACTCGGTCTACGACGACGCCTGGTACGCGCCGGACCATCCCTTCCACCCGGCCGACGCCGTGGAGCTGGGCGACCTGACCACCGTGCACTCGTGGGTGTTCAACGGGACATCGCGCATCGACGGGCCGCTGGGTCCGGCGACCCTGACCCACGCCGACTACCTCGTGTCCCTGGCCGCCGCCGCGGCTCCGGGGCGTCCGGTGTGGTTGCAGGAGGTGGGCGTGCCGCGCCCGGACGTGCCGGCCGGGAACGCGGCGGCGTTCGTGCGGGGGACGCTGGCGGCGGTGGCGGACAACCCGGCGCTGTGGGGCGTGACGTGGTGGTCCTCCCACGACATCGACCGCTCCCTGCTGGACTTCCCCGACCGCGAGTACGACCTGGGCCTGTTCACCACCGACCACCGCCGCAAACCCGCCGCCGAGGCCTTGGCCGAGTTCGCGGGCACCACCCGCGCCGCCGCCGCCCGCCCGACCGCAGTGGCCTGCCCCGTCGATCTGCTCACCGAGCCCCATCGCAGGGCGGAGGTCGCCCCGGGCAGCGCCTTCCACCTCGAGTGGGTCCGCCGCCGCCAGGAAGGGCCGGTGATGATCGAGCCCGCGCACGTCAGCGCTCGCGGTTGA
- a CDS encoding LacI family DNA-binding transcriptional regulator, whose amino-acid sequence MSRPTIADIARRAGVSKGAVSFALNGRPGVSEDTRARILAVAEEMNWRPHSVARALGGARADSVGLVIARPARTLGVEPFFAKLLSGLQAGLSAHSITLQLMIVEDVQEEIRVYRRWASEQRVDGLILVDLRTRDPRIDVVDELLLPAVVVGGPGRHGNLCSVWADDREAMTSIVEYLAALGHTRIAHVAGTPEFRHTQRRTRALRDAAARLGLAGVESLHTDFSDTEGAATTRNLLSRRDRPSAIIYDSDLMAVAGLGVATEMGVSVPGEVSIASFDDSVLTELTHPAITALSRDTYAFGERAALALLDLLADPNAPRDVKTETPRLTVRESTAPWSWR is encoded by the coding sequence ATGAGCAGACCCACGATCGCCGACATCGCGCGCCGGGCGGGCGTGTCCAAGGGCGCGGTGTCCTTCGCGCTCAACGGTCGCCCCGGGGTCAGCGAGGACACCCGGGCGCGCATCCTGGCCGTGGCCGAGGAGATGAACTGGCGTCCGCACAGCGTGGCCCGCGCCCTGGGCGGCGCGCGCGCCGACTCCGTGGGCCTGGTGATCGCCCGCCCCGCGCGCACGCTGGGCGTGGAGCCGTTCTTCGCCAAGCTGCTGTCCGGGCTGCAAGCCGGGCTGTCCGCGCACTCGATCACGTTGCAACTGATGATCGTCGAGGACGTGCAGGAGGAGATCCGCGTCTACCGGCGGTGGGCCTCCGAGCAGCGCGTGGACGGGCTGATCCTCGTCGACCTGCGCACCCGCGACCCGCGCATCGACGTGGTGGACGAACTGCTGCTGCCCGCCGTGGTGGTCGGGGGACCGGGCCGGCACGGCAACCTGTGCAGCGTGTGGGCCGACGACCGCGAGGCCATGACGTCGATCGTGGAGTACCTGGCGGCCCTGGGGCACACCCGGATCGCGCACGTCGCCGGCACGCCGGAGTTCCGGCACACCCAGCGGCGCACCCGCGCGCTGCGGGACGCGGCGGCCCGGCTCGGCCTGGCCGGCGTGGAGTCGCTGCACACCGACTTCAGCGACACCGAGGGCGCGGCGACCACCCGCAACCTGCTGAGCAGGCGCGATCGACCCTCGGCGATCATCTACGACAGCGACCTGATGGCCGTGGCGGGGCTGGGCGTGGCCACGGAGATGGGCGTGTCCGTGCCCGGCGAAGTGTCCATCGCGTCCTTCGACGACTCCGTGCTCACCGAGTTGACCCACCCCGCGATCACCGCGCTGTCCCGCGACACCTACGCCTTCGGGGAACGGGCGGCGCTGGCCCTGTTGGACCTGCTCGCGGACCCGAACGCGCCCCGGGACGTCAAGACCGAGACGCCCCGGCTGACCGTCCGGGAGAGCACCGCCCCTTGGTCCTGGCGCTAA
- a CDS encoding ABC transporter substrate-binding protein, translated as MRTLLARSAVFTATAVVLAGCGLGGGESGGEVKATGEVKGEVSLQTWALKPKFTDYVQGVIDAFQEKYPGTTVKWLDQPGDGYADKVLSQAASGELPDVVNLPPDMALPLAKQGMLLDVAANDDKLRADYVTGGVSAYEFAGQQGAYAYPWYLNTDVNYWNADLLTQNGLDPKKLPTSVDDLIAQARVMKERSGGQMFLMSRKPELGDLANAGVKLLSDDGKKFTFNTPEAAAVLDKYRAAFAEGLMPRDVLTDKYLGNSELFKKQQVAWTTGGGNTINSIKVDNPSLATKIVPSAAFGTPPLYVQGLSVSKKSKNLPAALALARFVTSPENQAAFAKLVPGIFPSTTASASDPQFSQSDGTNAGDAKVLAFQALAKAKLLQPPVVSEAMGDYIKQQISLAINGEIPSKEALDRAVAKCDELLKS; from the coding sequence ATGCGCACGCTTCTGGCCCGGTCGGCCGTGTTCACGGCGACCGCGGTGGTGCTCGCCGGGTGCGGACTGGGCGGTGGCGAGTCCGGCGGCGAGGTGAAGGCCACCGGCGAGGTCAAGGGCGAGGTGAGCCTCCAGACCTGGGCGCTCAAACCGAAGTTCACCGACTACGTGCAGGGCGTGATCGACGCGTTCCAGGAGAAGTACCCCGGCACCACCGTGAAGTGGCTCGACCAGCCCGGCGACGGCTACGCCGACAAGGTGCTCAGCCAGGCCGCGTCGGGCGAACTGCCGGACGTGGTGAACCTGCCGCCGGACATGGCGCTGCCGCTGGCCAAGCAGGGCATGCTGCTCGACGTCGCCGCCAACGACGACAAGCTCCGCGCGGACTACGTGACCGGCGGCGTGAGCGCGTACGAGTTCGCGGGGCAGCAAGGCGCGTACGCCTACCCCTGGTACCTCAACACCGACGTCAACTACTGGAACGCGGACCTGCTGACGCAGAACGGGCTGGACCCGAAGAAGCTGCCGACCTCCGTGGACGACCTCATCGCGCAGGCCCGCGTGATGAAGGAGCGTTCGGGCGGGCAGATGTTCCTGATGAGCCGCAAGCCCGAACTGGGCGACCTGGCCAACGCGGGCGTCAAGCTGCTGTCCGACGACGGCAAGAAGTTCACGTTCAACACGCCGGAGGCGGCGGCCGTGCTGGACAAGTACCGTGCCGCGTTCGCCGAGGGCCTGATGCCCCGGGACGTGCTGACCGACAAGTACCTGGGCAACAGCGAGCTGTTCAAGAAGCAGCAGGTCGCGTGGACCACCGGCGGCGGCAACACCATCAACAGCATCAAGGTCGACAACCCGTCGCTGGCCACCAAGATCGTGCCCTCGGCGGCGTTCGGCACACCCCCGCTGTACGTGCAGGGGTTGTCGGTGTCGAAGAAGAGCAAGAACCTGCCGGCGGCGCTGGCGCTGGCCCGGTTCGTGACCAGCCCGGAGAACCAGGCCGCGTTCGCCAAGCTGGTGCCGGGCATCTTCCCGTCCACCACGGCGTCGGCGAGCGATCCGCAGTTCAGCCAGAGCGACGGCACCAACGCCGGCGACGCGAAGGTGCTGGCGTTCCAGGCGCTCGCCAAGGCGAAGCTGTTGCAGCCGCCGGTCGTCAGCGAGGCCATGGGCGACTACATCAAGCAGCAGATCTCGTTGGCCATCAACGGGGAGATCCCGTCGAAGGAAGCCCTGGACCGGGCCGTCGCCAAGTGCGACGAACTGCTGAAGAGCTGA
- a CDS encoding carbohydrate ABC transporter permease: MPAHRWFTPWLLVLPALVWLAVFNLWPSLNTVVLSFTNAKPLGGGTFVGTANFQRLLTDDQLADALLNSVVYMLVCLPLLTVLPLLLAVLVEKRLPGITFFRTSFYSPVIASAVVVALIWNWLLEDRGAVNGLAQQLGLVSGPVPFLTDRWLLIFSAIGLTVWKGLGYYMVIYLSALGNVSRDLHEAAAVDGAGPVRRFLSVTVPGVRNTMLLVTVLITVSALRVFSELYVLTNGTGGPGGRDMSVVMLIQMYSRGFTGHLGYASALSILLFVVTLGPMLLLLRLNRKGADA, encoded by the coding sequence ATGCCCGCGCACCGCTGGTTCACCCCCTGGCTGTTGGTGCTGCCCGCCCTGGTGTGGCTGGCGGTGTTCAACCTCTGGCCGTCGCTGAACACGGTCGTGCTGTCGTTCACCAACGCCAAACCGCTGGGCGGCGGCACGTTCGTCGGCACCGCGAACTTCCAGCGGCTGCTGACCGACGATCAGCTGGCCGACGCGCTGCTCAACAGCGTGGTCTACATGCTGGTGTGCCTGCCGCTGCTGACGGTCCTGCCGCTGCTGCTGGCGGTGCTGGTGGAGAAGCGGCTGCCGGGCATCACGTTCTTCCGCACGTCGTTCTACTCGCCGGTGATCGCCTCCGCCGTGGTGGTGGCGCTGATCTGGAACTGGCTGCTGGAGGACCGGGGCGCGGTCAACGGCCTGGCGCAGCAGCTGGGGCTGGTGTCCGGACCGGTGCCGTTCCTGACCGACCGGTGGCTGCTGATCTTCAGCGCGATCGGGCTGACGGTGTGGAAGGGCCTCGGGTACTACATGGTGATCTACCTGTCGGCGCTGGGGAACGTGAGCCGGGACCTGCACGAGGCGGCGGCCGTGGACGGCGCGGGGCCCGTCCGCCGCTTCCTGTCGGTGACGGTGCCGGGGGTGCGCAACACGATGTTGTTGGTGACGGTGCTGATCACGGTGTCGGCGCTGCGGGTGTTCTCGGAGCTGTACGTGCTGACCAACGGCACGGGCGGCCCCGGCGGGCGGGACATGTCGGTGGTCATGCTGATCCAGATGTACAGCCGGGGCTTCACCGGTCACCTGGGGTACGCGTCCGCGCTGAGCATCCTGCTGTTCGTGGTGACGCTGGGGCCGATGCTGCTGTTGCTGCGCCTGAACCGGAAGGGGGCCGACGCGTGA
- a CDS encoding carbohydrate ABC transporter permease, which produces MSRGFNSVGPREKVLRYVLLAFVLLITVGPFLWQLATSFKGPGEDIYTATPRFLPEQPTLGNYAEVARAIPVWDYIGNSLVVAFLTIAGNAIGATLAGFALARLRFRGGKLVLGLILATLVLPGEVTIVSQYVTVRELGLADTLVGVALPGAIGMLNVLLMRAAFQAIPRELDEAAYIDGANAWQRFVHIGLPSVRGMLSVVVIFAFIGAWDDFLWPLIVLTDPENYTLTVGLQYLNSSFTSNPRVVAAGTMIAFIPIVVVFATLQRFFFRGVEEGAIKG; this is translated from the coding sequence GTGAGCCGGGGGTTCAACAGCGTCGGACCGCGCGAGAAGGTCCTGCGGTACGTGCTGCTGGCGTTCGTCCTGCTGATCACGGTCGGCCCGTTCCTGTGGCAGCTGGCGACGTCGTTCAAGGGGCCCGGCGAGGACATCTACACCGCCACGCCGAGGTTCCTGCCCGAACAGCCCACCCTCGGCAACTACGCCGAGGTCGCCCGCGCGATCCCGGTGTGGGACTACATCGGCAACTCGCTGGTGGTGGCGTTCCTGACGATCGCGGGCAACGCGATCGGCGCGACGCTGGCCGGGTTCGCGCTGGCCCGGCTGCGGTTCCGGGGCGGCAAGCTCGTGCTCGGGCTGATCCTGGCCACGCTGGTCCTGCCCGGCGAGGTCACGATCGTCTCGCAGTACGTGACCGTCCGCGAGCTGGGGCTGGCCGACACGCTGGTCGGCGTGGCCCTGCCGGGCGCGATCGGGATGCTCAACGTCCTGCTGATGCGAGCGGCGTTCCAGGCCATCCCGCGCGAGCTGGACGAGGCCGCCTACATCGACGGGGCCAACGCGTGGCAGCGGTTCGTCCACATCGGGTTGCCCAGCGTGCGCGGGATGCTCAGCGTGGTGGTGATCTTCGCGTTCATCGGGGCGTGGGACGACTTCCTGTGGCCGCTGATCGTGCTGACCGACCCGGAGAACTACACGCTCACCGTGGGTCTCCAGTACCTGAACTCGTCGTTCACGTCCAACCCGCGGGTGGTGGCGGCCGGGACGATGATCGCGTTCATCCCGATCGTGGTCGTGTTCGCCACGCTCCAGCGCTTCTTCTTCCGCGGCGTCGAAGAGGGCGCCATCAAGGGGTAA